The nucleotide window TGGAAAGAGAGCCCCGGTGGTGGCATCAAGGTCTTCCTCACAAACCTGGTCGAGGAGCTGCAGGCCCGTGCGGTCGATGTCCGTGTCATATTCCGGATGGGCTCCGACCCGGAGCAGATCGGTCTTCCCGTGAACCCGAAACTGTTCGCCCTGAAGGCTTTCCTGACACTGCATCGGGTCCAGCCAGATGTCATCCACGTGCATGGGGCGGACGGGCACACCCTCTTCCCCGCCATCGTGCATAAAAAGACGAGCGGCTGCAGGGTCGTACAGACATTCCATACCGAACCCGAGGCTCCGCTCTCTCCGTGGTTCCGCTTCTTCTACCAGAGGCTCCTCGACAACTGCGATGCGGTCACGTTCGTCTCCCACCGCCTGAAGGAGCGCGTTGGCGAGGTCTGGGGCCTGACGCACTGGAACCCGCAGATCACCTACGGCGGCGCTCCGCGCTCGATCTCGTTCTCGGAGGGAGAGGTCCAGGAGTTCGTTACCCGGTTTGGGATCGGGGGCCGATATCCTGTCCTGGCCGCCCTGGGGCTGACAGCCCTGAGCTACAAGGCGGA belongs to Methanomicrobiales archaeon and includes:
- a CDS encoding glycosyltransferase family 4 protein; this translates as MRVAIVTEYWKESPGGGIKVFLTNLVEELQARAVDVRVIFRMGSDPEQIGLPVNPKLFALKAFLTLHRVQPDVIHVHGADGHTLFPAIVHKKTSGCRVVQTFHTEPEAPLSPWFRFFYQRLLDNCDAVTFVSHRLKERVGEVWGLTHWNPQITYGGAPRSISFSEGEVQEFVTRFGIGGRYPVLAALGLTALSYKAEGLKVLMQAVKLLREEYPGILLIATREGVFSQPLKEYAEKEGVTGSVLFTGDVDNSSVPLAVADVYTHITLGDGLPIALLEAMAMGKPVVATPVAGIPEAIRSGMNGILVPPEPRRIAAAIADLLEHPDTAAILGRNAKQAAEDVFTWKKSADRFLALYNDSS